A genomic segment from Pseudomonas sessilinigenes encodes:
- a CDS encoding helix-turn-helix domain-containing protein: protein MSGIGLRLRQERERLGLSQRVFGEIGGVEANAQGKYESGDRAPKADYLSRVAAKGVDVLYVLTSERTPVVAGRLSQMEEQVLDCYRALFKEDQDTICRLTSTLAELSQIQGSRKKSQAAES from the coding sequence ATGAGTGGAATCGGTTTGCGGTTGAGGCAGGAGCGGGAGCGCCTTGGACTGTCGCAGAGAGTCTTTGGTGAAATCGGCGGGGTGGAAGCCAACGCCCAGGGTAAGTACGAAAGTGGCGATCGCGCACCCAAGGCAGATTATCTGTCCCGGGTAGCGGCAAAGGGAGTGGATGTTCTTTATGTACTGACCAGTGAACGGACGCCAGTCGTGGCTGGCAGGTTGAGCCAGATGGAGGAACAGGTGCTTGATTGTTATCGGGCCCTGTTCAAGGAAGATCAGGATACGATCTGTCGCTTGACCTCCACCTTGGCCGAGTTGTCGCAGATCCAGGGCTCGAGGAAAAAGTCCCAAGCCGCCGAGTCCTGA
- a CDS encoding NAD(P)H-quinone oxidoreductase yields the protein MTVIEITRPGDPQVLKPARRAVPTPGPREILIRVHAAGVNGPDLLQRKGLYDPPAGASDIPGLEIAGEVAALGSEVTRFSVGDPVIALVTGGGYAQYTVADERTTMHLPGGLSMIEAAALPETFMTVWVNLFQRGQFKTGESLLVHGGASGIGTTATMLAKALGASKIFTTVANAQQQAASLALGADVAIDYNREDFVEQVMLGTEQLGVDVIVDIIAGDYVARNFQAAAMNARIVQIGVVKGPATQVDLFPMLVKRLTHMGSTLRSRSPEDKAGIIAELESKVWPHVQSGAIKPLIFKTFALTDADQAHALMESGQHIGKVVLTVAH from the coding sequence ATGACCGTTATCGAGATCACCCGGCCGGGTGATCCCCAGGTATTGAAACCTGCCCGCCGGGCGGTGCCTACCCCTGGCCCACGGGAGATCCTGATCCGGGTCCACGCCGCCGGCGTCAACGGCCCCGACCTGCTGCAGCGCAAGGGCCTCTACGATCCGCCAGCCGGCGCCTCGGACATCCCGGGCCTGGAAATCGCCGGGGAAGTCGCGGCCCTGGGCAGCGAAGTGACGCGCTTCAGCGTGGGCGACCCGGTGATCGCCCTGGTCACTGGCGGCGGCTACGCCCAGTACACGGTCGCCGACGAACGCACCACCATGCACCTGCCCGGCGGCCTGTCGATGATCGAAGCCGCGGCGCTGCCCGAGACCTTCATGACCGTGTGGGTCAACCTGTTCCAGCGCGGCCAGTTCAAGACCGGCGAATCGCTGCTGGTGCATGGCGGCGCCTCCGGCATCGGCACCACGGCGACCATGCTGGCCAAGGCCCTGGGCGCGTCGAAGATCTTCACCACGGTCGCCAATGCACAACAACAGGCGGCCAGCCTGGCCCTGGGTGCCGACGTGGCCATCGACTACAACCGCGAGGACTTCGTCGAGCAAGTGATGCTCGGGACCGAGCAGCTTGGGGTCGACGTCATCGTCGACATCATTGCCGGGGACTATGTGGCGCGTAACTTCCAGGCCGCGGCGATGAACGCGCGGATCGTGCAGATCGGCGTGGTCAAGGGCCCGGCGACCCAGGTCGACCTGTTCCCGATGCTGGTCAAGCGCTTGACCCACATGGGCTCGACCCTGCGCTCGCGCAGCCCAGAGGACAAGGCCGGGATCATCGCCGAGCTGGAATCCAAGGTCTGGCCCCACGTCCAGAGCGGCGCGATCAAGCCATTGATCTTCAAGACCTTCGCCTTGACGGATGCCGACCAGGCCCACGCCCTGATGGAGTCCGGCCAGCACATCGGCAAGGTGGTGCTGACCGTCGCCCACTAA
- a CDS encoding 3-deoxy-7-phosphoheptulonate synthase — translation MNSSVSALSLSAQASANEPLTQRLPSSLELKQHLPLSTALSQQVSTHRQAIRAILQGQDPRLLVVVGPCSIHDPQSALEYAANLARLSAQVSDQMLLVMRAYVEKPRTTVGWKGLAYDPHLDGSDDMAGGLALSRELMREMLRLGLPIATELLQPMAAGYFDDLLSWVAIGARTTESQIHREMASGLEMPVGFKNGTDGGVAIACDAMRSAAHPHRHFGVDSQGHPAIIQTAGNPDTHLVLRGGHRGPNYDRQSIAQVQRDLHKLKIPARIMVDCSHANSGKDPARQPAVFNDVLEQRLQGDASLMGVMLESHLFEGCQPLSGNLRYGVSITDGCLGWDTTEQLLGNAAQQLRAQAASA, via the coding sequence ATGAATTCGTCCGTATCCGCTCTGTCCCTGTCCGCTCAAGCCAGCGCCAACGAACCCCTGACCCAGCGCCTGCCCAGTTCCCTGGAACTCAAGCAGCACCTGCCGCTATCCACGGCCCTGAGCCAGCAAGTCAGCACCCATCGCCAAGCCATCCGCGCCATCCTCCAAGGCCAGGACCCACGCCTTCTGGTAGTGGTCGGCCCCTGCTCCATCCACGATCCGCAATCGGCCCTGGAATATGCCGCCAACCTGGCCCGGCTGTCCGCGCAAGTGAGCGACCAGATGCTCCTGGTGATGCGCGCCTACGTGGAAAAACCCCGTACCACCGTCGGCTGGAAAGGCCTGGCCTACGATCCGCACCTGGACGGCAGCGATGACATGGCCGGTGGCCTGGCCCTGTCCCGGGAGCTGATGCGCGAGATGCTGCGCCTGGGCCTGCCGATCGCCACCGAGCTGCTGCAACCCATGGCCGCTGGCTACTTCGACGACCTCTTGAGCTGGGTCGCCATCGGCGCACGCACCACCGAATCGCAGATCCACCGGGAAATGGCCAGTGGCCTGGAGATGCCAGTGGGCTTCAAGAACGGTACCGACGGCGGCGTCGCCATCGCCTGCGACGCCATGCGCTCGGCCGCCCATCCGCACCGCCACTTCGGCGTCGACAGCCAGGGCCATCCGGCGATCATCCAGACTGCAGGCAATCCCGATACCCACCTGGTGCTGCGCGGCGGCCACCGTGGACCGAACTACGACCGCCAGAGCATCGCCCAGGTCCAGCGCGACCTGCACAAGTTGAAGATCCCGGCGCGGATCATGGTCGATTGCAGCCACGCCAACAGCGGCAAGGACCCCGCGCGCCAGCCGGCAGTGTTCAACGACGTGCTTGAGCAGCGCCTGCAAGGCGACGCCTCGCTGATGGGCGTGATGCTCGAAAGCCATCTGTTCGAAGGCTGCCAACCGCTGAGCGGCAACCTGCGCTACGGCGTCTCGATCACCGACGGCTGCCTGGGCTGGGACACCACCGAGCAACTACTGGGCAACGCCGCCCAGCAACTACGGGCACAGGCCGCTAGCGCCTGA
- a CDS encoding carbon-nitrogen hydrolase family protein has translation MTLLTLAAAQSESIAGDLPANLTGHQRLMCLAAQQGVQLLVFPELSLTGYEPQLAAELAVAPDSPVLQPVRDLARELHMTTVVGMPIRLVDGGPVLIGALVLGADGSLAVYSKQHLHPGEERAFAAGRGGAPLAFAEHQIALAVCADFSHASHVQAAAQAGAAVYAAGVLISEGGYAVDSALLQGYAGEHGLLVLMANHGGPSGGWTCAGRSAAWGPTGELLAAVEGTGEALLIVRGEAGRWQAEVLPLER, from the coding sequence ATGACCTTGCTGACCCTTGCCGCTGCCCAATCGGAATCCATTGCTGGCGACCTGCCAGCCAACCTTACCGGACATCAGCGCTTGATGTGCCTGGCGGCGCAGCAGGGCGTGCAGTTGCTGGTATTCCCCGAGCTGTCGCTCACCGGTTATGAGCCGCAACTGGCGGCCGAGCTGGCGGTGGCTCCGGATTCGCCGGTACTGCAACCGGTGCGCGACCTGGCTCGGGAGCTGCACATGACTACGGTGGTGGGGATGCCGATTCGCCTGGTCGATGGCGGGCCGGTACTGATTGGTGCGTTGGTACTGGGGGCTGACGGTTCGCTGGCGGTCTATAGCAAGCAGCACCTGCATCCCGGGGAGGAGCGCGCTTTTGCCGCAGGCAGGGGTGGGGCTCCCTTGGCATTTGCCGAGCACCAGATTGCCCTGGCGGTTTGTGCAGACTTCAGCCATGCCAGCCATGTGCAGGCGGCAGCGCAGGCCGGGGCCGCTGTCTATGCCGCGGGCGTGCTGATCAGCGAGGGCGGCTATGCCGTCGACAGCGCACTGCTGCAAGGCTACGCCGGGGAGCATGGACTACTGGTGCTGATGGCCAATCATGGTGGCCCCAGTGGCGGCTGGACCTGTGCCGGGCGCAGTGCGGCCTGGGGCCCCACGGGGGAGCTGCTGGCAGCGGTGGAGGGGACTGGCGAGGCATTGCTGATCGTTCGTGGCGAGGCCGGGCGGTGGCAGGCCGAAGTGCTGCCGCTCGAGCGATGA
- the hchA gene encoding glyoxalase III HchA, whose protein sequence is MNHTLTDDKRPTPDPAEDNAFFPSPYSLSQFTSAHSDLSGADYQRPYTGGRWKVLVIGADERYLLTDNGTMFSTGNHPVETLLPMYHLDKAGFGFDIATLSGNPVKFEFWAMPSEDVEVKGLYAKYRDQFKQPLKLAEVLDNALGADSDYIGVFIPGGHGALIGLPESAEVKKLLQWAMANDKFVISLCHGPAALLAAGLGETRDSCLFNGYRICAFPDALDAQTPAIGYMPGHLTWKFGEQLSALGIEILNQDISGAVHQDRKLLTGDSPLAGNSLGKLAATALLQAVAAG, encoded by the coding sequence ATGAACCATACCCTCACCGACGACAAACGCCCGACGCCGGATCCGGCCGAGGACAATGCGTTTTTCCCCTCGCCGTATTCGCTAAGCCAATTCACTTCCGCCCACTCCGACCTCAGTGGTGCCGACTACCAGCGGCCCTATACCGGTGGACGCTGGAAGGTGCTGGTGATTGGTGCGGACGAGCGTTACCTGCTGACCGACAACGGCACGATGTTCTCCACCGGCAATCATCCGGTGGAAACCCTGCTGCCCATGTACCACCTGGACAAGGCCGGCTTCGGTTTTGATATCGCCACCTTGTCGGGCAACCCGGTCAAGTTCGAGTTCTGGGCCATGCCCTCGGAAGATGTCGAGGTCAAAGGCCTGTATGCCAAGTACCGCGACCAGTTCAAGCAACCCTTGAAGCTGGCCGAGGTCCTGGACAACGCCCTGGGCGCCGATTCCGACTACATCGGGGTGTTCATTCCCGGCGGCCATGGCGCGCTGATCGGTCTGCCCGAAAGTGCCGAGGTGAAAAAACTCCTGCAATGGGCCATGGCCAACGACAAGTTCGTCATTTCCTTGTGCCACGGCCCCGCGGCATTGCTGGCTGCCGGGCTGGGCGAGACCAGGGACTCCTGCCTGTTCAACGGTTACCGCATCTGCGCCTTCCCCGACGCCCTGGACGCCCAGACCCCGGCCATCGGCTACATGCCCGGCCACCTGACCTGGAAGTTCGGCGAGCAGCTGTCCGCCCTGGGGATCGAGATCCTCAACCAGGACATCTCCGGGGCCGTGCACCAGGACCGCAAGCTGCTCACCGGCGACAGCCCGCTGGCGGGCAACTCCCTGGGCAAGCTGGCGGCCACCGCGTTGCTGCAAGCGGTAGCGGCCGGGTGA
- a CDS encoding PA1136 family autoinducer-binding transcriptional regulator, which translates to MTATSAEAALHSVLELERATALPAIQALVRGLAGPFGYDRFVLFSASSARDEVLERIYWVEGDWFGDGQVVDAATYVRRCPVTRHILEAREPFFWSKRGDRYQVVRRPQGAGLHGLQVPVFGPLGLEGAMSLGGERIDSSPRVRLMLGSVASAAFCTARRLLEVAVSDPSRQLSDREREVLAWTAAGKRQADIAVTLGLSGRTVENHLRAARRRLGASTTAQAIKVAVRNGELDAVPGRQEP; encoded by the coding sequence GTGACTGCGACCAGCGCTGAAGCGGCCCTGCACAGCGTCCTGGAATTGGAGCGCGCCACGGCGCTGCCTGCGATCCAGGCGCTGGTGCGGGGCCTGGCGGGCCCTTTCGGTTATGACCGTTTCGTACTGTTTTCCGCCTCATCGGCCAGGGACGAAGTGCTCGAGCGCATCTATTGGGTCGAGGGGGACTGGTTCGGCGACGGCCAGGTGGTCGATGCCGCGACCTACGTGCGCCGCTGCCCGGTCACCCGGCATATCCTGGAGGCACGCGAGCCGTTCTTCTGGAGCAAGCGCGGGGACCGCTACCAGGTGGTCCGCCGCCCTCAGGGCGCCGGCCTGCATGGCCTGCAGGTACCGGTGTTCGGTCCCTTGGGCCTGGAGGGCGCCATGAGCTTGGGCGGTGAGCGGATCGACAGCAGCCCCAGGGTTCGGCTGATGTTGGGCAGCGTCGCCAGTGCGGCGTTCTGTACCGCACGGCGGTTGCTGGAGGTGGCCGTCAGCGACCCGTCCAGGCAGTTGTCGGATCGGGAGCGTGAAGTCCTGGCCTGGACCGCCGCCGGCAAGCGCCAGGCCGATATCGCCGTGACGCTGGGGTTGTCCGGGCGCACCGTGGAAAACCACCTGCGGGCGGCGCGTCGGCGCCTGGGCGCCAGTACCACCGCACAAGCCATCAAGGTGGCGGTGCGCAACGGCGAATTGGACGCCGTGCCTGGCCGCCAGGAGCCGTAG
- a CDS encoding peptidylprolyl isomerase, which translates to MAKATARHILVASEAKCNELKAEIEAGADFADVAKQHSTCPSSRDGGNLGSFGPGQMVKEFDTVVFSAPVNVVQGPVKTQFGYHLLEVTSRQD; encoded by the coding sequence ATGGCCAAAGCCACTGCCCGTCACATCCTGGTTGCCAGCGAAGCCAAGTGCAACGAACTCAAAGCCGAAATCGAAGCCGGCGCCGACTTCGCCGACGTGGCGAAGCAGCACTCCACCTGCCCTTCCAGCCGCGACGGCGGCAACCTGGGCTCTTTCGGCCCAGGCCAGATGGTCAAGGAATTCGACACCGTGGTATTCAGCGCCCCGGTCAATGTCGTGCAAGGCCCGGTGAAGACCCAGTTCGGTTATCACCTGCTGGAAGTCACCAGCCGCCAGGACTGA
- a CDS encoding DNA-binding protein: MPGIRTAAQAKAWLEHQGKSVQQFAREHGVDPATTYQVLAGRKKGKRGEAHKVAVLLGMKDGIILDEVPVVDPALI, translated from the coding sequence ATGCCCGGTATCCGCACTGCCGCACAAGCCAAGGCCTGGCTGGAACATCAAGGAAAATCGGTTCAACAGTTCGCCCGCGAACATGGGGTTGATCCGGCCACGACCTACCAGGTGCTGGCAGGCCGCAAGAAAGGCAAACGAGGGGAAGCACACAAGGTTGCGGTGCTATTGGGAATGAAGGACGGCATCATTCTGGATGAAGTGCCAGTGGTGGACCCGGCCCTGATCTGA
- the gacA gene encoding response regulator transcription factor GacA — protein MIRVLVVDDHDLVRTGITRMLADIDGLQVVGQAESGEESLLKARELKPDVVLMDVKMPGIGGLEATRKLLRSHPDIKVVAVTVCEEDPFPTRLLQAGAAGYLTKGAGLNEMVQAIRLVFAGQRYISPQIAQQLVFKSFQPSSDSPFDALSEREIQIALMIVGCQKVQIISDKLCLSPKTVNTYRYRIFEKLSISSDVELTLLAVRHGMVDASL, from the coding sequence TTGATTAGGGTGCTAGTAGTCGATGACCATGATCTCGTTCGTACGGGCATTACACGAATGCTGGCTGACATCGATGGCCTGCAAGTAGTCGGGCAGGCAGAGTCGGGAGAGGAATCCTTGCTCAAGGCGCGGGAATTGAAGCCCGATGTAGTGCTGATGGACGTGAAGATGCCCGGGATCGGCGGTCTTGAAGCTACGCGCAAGTTGTTGCGCAGTCATCCGGACATCAAGGTCGTGGCGGTAACCGTCTGCGAGGAAGATCCATTTCCTACTCGGCTTCTGCAAGCGGGCGCAGCGGGATACTTGACCAAGGGCGCGGGCCTCAACGAAATGGTCCAGGCCATTCGCCTGGTCTTTGCCGGTCAGCGCTATATCAGCCCGCAGATCGCCCAGCAGTTGGTGTTCAAGTCATTTCAACCGTCCAGTGATTCGCCATTCGATGCCCTGTCGGAGCGGGAAATCCAGATTGCGCTGATGATCGTCGGCTGCCAGAAGGTGCAGATCATTTCCGACAAGCTATGCCTGTCGCCGAAAACCGTGAACACCTATCGCTATCGGATTTTCGAGAAGCTCTCGATCAGTAGCGATGTGGAGCTGACGCTGCTGGCCGTTCGTCATGGCATGGTCGATGCCAGCCTCTGA
- a CDS encoding GNAT family N-acetyltransferase, translated as MSRFELRPAAETDLVFARELTRSTMLGYYIRHDLLWLDEAFDVAWAGRENLLICQDHQTLGFVSLSRDLRALYVRELHVLPAWRGQGAGTWSLQRMMEMACRERRQLLRLTVFKGNPAQRLYERMGLQVVGDDDCFWRMERSVSSEASDSRPG; from the coding sequence ATGAGCCGATTCGAACTGCGTCCGGCCGCCGAGACGGACCTGGTATTTGCCCGGGAGCTGACCCGCTCCACAATGCTGGGTTATTACATCCGTCATGACCTGCTCTGGCTTGACGAGGCTTTCGATGTGGCCTGGGCTGGTCGTGAAAACCTGTTGATCTGCCAGGACCACCAAACGCTGGGTTTCGTCAGCCTGAGTCGTGATCTGCGGGCGCTCTATGTCCGTGAGTTGCATGTGCTGCCGGCCTGGCGCGGGCAGGGGGCTGGGACATGGAGCCTGCAGCGGATGATGGAGATGGCGTGTCGGGAGCGCCGGCAGTTGCTGCGCCTGACCGTGTTCAAGGGCAACCCGGCACAACGCCTGTATGAGCGCATGGGGTTACAGGTGGTGGGCGACGACGATTGCTTCTGGCGCATGGAGCGTTCGGTCTCCAGCGAAGCCAGCGACAGCCGCCCGGGCTGA
- the pgsA gene encoding CDP-diacylglycerol--glycerol-3-phosphate 3-phosphatidyltransferase, translated as MNIPNLITVLRVLLIPIFILLFYMPYSWSYMAASSVFAFAAATDWLDGYLARRLQQTTPFGAFLDPVADKLMVAVALVLLVQEHANLWLTLPAAVIIGREIVVSALREWMAELGARAQVAVSNMGKWKTAAQMLALVILLANPSVFSFWVLLGYILLMVAAGLTLWSMQQYLRAAWPHLKIDGDKK; from the coding sequence ATGAATATCCCTAATCTGATCACCGTTCTACGCGTCCTGCTTATCCCGATCTTCATACTGCTGTTCTATATGCCTTATAGCTGGAGCTACATGGCAGCCAGTTCAGTGTTCGCCTTCGCAGCCGCTACGGATTGGCTAGACGGGTATCTGGCTCGACGCCTGCAGCAGACCACGCCGTTCGGCGCGTTCCTCGATCCCGTGGCCGACAAGCTGATGGTGGCGGTGGCCCTGGTGTTGCTGGTGCAGGAGCACGCGAACCTGTGGCTGACCTTGCCGGCAGCGGTGATCATCGGGCGCGAGATCGTGGTCTCGGCCCTGCGCGAGTGGATGGCCGAACTTGGCGCCAGGGCGCAGGTGGCGGTGTCCAACATGGGCAAGTGGAAAACCGCGGCCCAGATGCTGGCGCTGGTAATCCTGCTGGCCAATCCCTCGGTCTTCAGCTTCTGGGTATTGCTGGGTTATATCCTGCTGATGGTGGCGGCAGGCCTGACCTTGTGGTCGATGCAGCAATACCTTCGTGCCGCATGGCCGCATTTGAAAATCGACGGCGATAAAAAATAA
- a CDS encoding LysR family transcriptional regulator yields the protein MNWDDARVLLALGRELTLRRAARVLHVDQATVGRRIAAMEADLGSTLFLRTPAGYQLTSVGEMAFAMAGKMEQMALELIRRTGGMDNELAGEVRISTTDSLACDFVMPALKALHLAHPDIRIVLNSTSEVVNLSRRETDIAIRNLRPDNPDLILRKLAEWPMGLFATHEYLERHGQPEPGTGFKGHDLVMYEPYWRDRAQPTLLDEPIDQARVVMAVNSNMLLRRSIAQGLGISEIPIEMGRRDGLERIWPGRTAGKPYEVWMVTHQDLRHTTRMRLVMEHLARSFANTGGPANPPFE from the coding sequence ATGAACTGGGATGATGCACGGGTCCTGCTGGCCCTCGGGCGCGAGCTGACCTTGCGCCGTGCGGCGCGCGTGCTGCACGTGGACCAGGCCACGGTGGGGCGGCGTATCGCGGCCATGGAGGCGGACCTGGGGTCGACCCTGTTCCTGCGCACTCCGGCCGGCTACCAGCTGACCAGCGTTGGCGAAATGGCGTTCGCGATGGCCGGGAAGATGGAGCAGATGGCCCTGGAGCTGATCCGGCGCACCGGGGGGATGGATAACGAACTGGCCGGCGAAGTACGGATCTCCACCACCGACTCCCTGGCCTGTGATTTCGTGATGCCGGCACTCAAGGCGCTGCACCTTGCGCACCCGGATATCCGCATCGTGCTCAACAGCACCTCCGAGGTGGTCAACCTGTCACGACGCGAAACCGATATCGCCATCAGGAACCTGCGTCCGGACAATCCCGACCTGATCCTGCGCAAGCTGGCCGAGTGGCCGATGGGCCTGTTCGCGACTCACGAATACCTGGAGCGCCATGGCCAGCCCGAGCCAGGCACCGGCTTCAAGGGCCATGACCTGGTGATGTACGAGCCGTACTGGCGGGATCGTGCGCAGCCGACCTTGCTCGACGAGCCCATCGACCAGGCCCGGGTGGTGATGGCGGTGAACTCCAACATGTTGCTGCGGCGCTCCATCGCCCAGGGTCTGGGCATCAGCGAGATCCCCATCGAGATGGGCCGGCGTGACGGCCTGGAGCGGATCTGGCCCGGGCGCACGGCCGGCAAGCCATATGAGGTGTGGATGGTCACCCACCAGGACCTGCGGCATACCACGCGCATGCGCCTGGTGATGGAGCACCTGGCGCGGTCCTTCGCCAACACGGGCGGGCCGGCGAATCCGCCGTTTGAATAA
- the uvrC gene encoding excinuclease ABC subunit UvrC has protein sequence MTDLFDPSAFLSTCSGRPGVYRMFDSDARLLYVGKAKNLKNRLSSYFRKTGQAPKTAALVARIAQIETTITANETEALLLEQTLIKEWRPPYNILLRDDKSYPYVFLSDGDFPRFSIHRGAKKLKGKYFGPYPSAGAIRESLSLLQKTFQVRQCEDSYYKNRTRPCLQYQIKRCKGPCVGLVEPEVYAEDVRHSVMFLEGRSNALSDELSSSMEAAASTLDFEKAAELRDQIALLRRVQDQQSMEGGTGDVDVVAAFVNPGGACVHLISVRGGRVLGSKNFFPQVGIEEDVAQVMLAFLGQYFVSSPERDLPSELIVNVTHEDFPILIAAIDELRGRELTISHRVRGTRARWQQLAVTNAEQALGARLANRQHVAARFEALAEVLNLDEPPQRLECYDISHSSGEATVASCVVFGPEGPLKSDYRRYNIEGVTAGDDYAAMHQALTRRFSRLKDGEGKLPDILLVDGGKGQLSMARDVLNELAVPDLILLGVAKGATRKAGFETLYLNDAAHEFTLKGDSPALHLIQQIRDEAHRFAITGHRARRGKARRTSTLEGVAGVGPTRRRDLLKHFGGLQELSRASIDEIAKAPGISKKLAELIYANLHSE, from the coding sequence ATGACCGACCTGTTTGATCCCAGTGCTTTTCTTTCTACCTGTAGTGGCCGCCCCGGTGTGTATCGCATGTTCGACAGCGATGCACGCCTGCTCTACGTGGGTAAAGCCAAGAACCTGAAGAACCGCCTCTCCAGTTACTTTCGCAAGACCGGCCAGGCACCGAAGACCGCCGCCCTGGTGGCGCGCATCGCCCAGATCGAAACCACCATCACCGCCAACGAGACCGAGGCGCTGCTGCTGGAGCAGACGCTGATCAAGGAGTGGCGGCCGCCGTACAACATCCTGTTGCGCGACGATAAGTCCTACCCCTATGTATTTCTTTCGGATGGCGACTTTCCGCGTTTCAGCATTCATCGCGGGGCGAAGAAGCTCAAGGGCAAGTACTTCGGGCCTTATCCTAGTGCCGGTGCGATCCGTGAGAGCCTCAGTCTGCTGCAGAAGACCTTCCAGGTTCGCCAGTGCGAGGACAGCTACTACAAGAACCGTACCCGGCCGTGCCTGCAATACCAGATCAAGCGCTGCAAAGGGCCCTGCGTGGGCTTGGTGGAGCCTGAGGTCTATGCCGAGGATGTGCGCCATTCGGTGATGTTCCTCGAGGGGCGCAGCAACGCATTGAGCGACGAACTGTCCAGTTCCATGGAAGCTGCCGCCAGCACCCTGGATTTCGAAAAAGCCGCCGAATTGCGCGATCAGATTGCTTTGCTGCGCCGGGTCCAGGACCAGCAGAGCATGGAAGGCGGTACCGGTGATGTCGATGTGGTGGCGGCTTTCGTCAACCCGGGCGGCGCTTGCGTGCACCTGATCAGTGTGCGTGGCGGGCGAGTGCTGGGCAGCAAGAACTTCTTCCCGCAGGTCGGTATCGAGGAGGATGTTGCGCAGGTCATGCTGGCATTCCTGGGGCAGTACTTTGTCAGCAGTCCGGAGCGGGACTTGCCATCCGAACTGATCGTCAATGTGACCCATGAAGACTTCCCGATCCTGATCGCTGCCATTGACGAGCTGCGTGGTCGCGAATTGACCATCAGTCACAGGGTCCGTGGCACGCGTGCTCGCTGGCAACAACTGGCAGTGACCAATGCCGAGCAGGCCCTTGGGGCGCGCCTGGCCAACCGGCAACATGTGGCCGCTCGTTTCGAGGCATTGGCCGAGGTGCTGAACCTGGACGAGCCGCCGCAGCGCCTGGAGTGCTACGACATCAGTCACTCCAGCGGCGAGGCGACTGTCGCCTCCTGTGTGGTCTTCGGCCCGGAAGGTCCGTTGAAGTCCGACTACCGTCGTTACAACATCGAGGGCGTCACCGCGGGTGACGACTATGCGGCGATGCACCAGGCCCTGACCCGACGCTTCAGCAGGCTCAAGGATGGGGAGGGCAAATTGCCGGATATTCTCTTGGTCGACGGTGGCAAGGGGCAGCTCTCCATGGCTCGCGATGTACTCAATGAATTGGCCGTGCCTGACTTGATTCTCCTCGGTGTGGCCAAGGGCGCGACGCGCAAGGCCGGTTTCGAGACCCTCTACCTGAACGATGCGGCCCATGAGTTCACGCTCAAGGGCGACTCGCCAGCGCTTCACCTGATCCAGCAAATTCGCGATGAGGCTCACCGATTCGCCATCACCGGTCACCGTGCCCGACGTGGCAAGGCCCGACGCACCTCGACCCTGGAAGGGGTCGCAGGTGTCGGGCCAACACGCCGGCGTGATCTCCTTAAACATTTTGGTGGATTGCAGGAGCTGTCCCGTGCCAGCATCGATGAGATTGCCAAGGCCCCGGGAATCAGTAAAAAGCTTGCAGAGTTGATTTATGCAAACCTGCACAGCGAGTAG